Part of the Planococcus plakortidis genome is shown below.
TATTGTGCAACTCGACATTGCTGCCTTCCACGTGCCAGTTCTCCACATCTTCTTTGCTGCGGACATCGAGAATGGCAACGGGTTCGTTGTTCATCACTTTTTCTGCAATTTCTTCAGCGGATGTAAATTTGACTGTCATGTAAAGATCCCTCCATATTAATCATTTTTCGGCACTTAAATTACGCGGTCCGGTCGATGCAATCGATCAAGCGCTTTTCAATGTCTTCGGCAACGGCAGTCAATTTGCCGTCGTTTTCAGCCATACCGATCAGTGAGGTCGGCTTCGGCATGCCGATCTTCGTTTCTTCGTCTTCTTTATATACGACAATTTTGCATGGCAGGAAATAGCCGACCATCAAGTTTTCGGAGAGCACCGTATTCGCTTCTTTCGGGTTGCATACTTCAAGGA
Proteins encoded:
- a CDS encoding DUF302 domain-containing protein, encoding MFDYTVTTSKSVEEAVASLEENLKQEQFGVLWNFDLTAKLQEKGQDFDTPYKILEVCNPKEANTVLSENLMVGYFLPCKIVVYKEDEETKIGMPKPTSLIGMAENDGKLTAVAEDIEKRLIDCIDRTA